In one window of Glaciimonas sp. PCH181 DNA:
- a CDS encoding IS66 family transposase zinc-finger binding domain-containing protein has protein sequence LRGMSTPPHLPDDISALKAMITDRDAVIALHGETVAQLQDALSSHRIEIEHLKLFIAKLKRLQFGRKSEKLDRQIEQLELRLEDLQTEESDVASAAPATKPVRPKIPRKPLPPHLPRDEKIYTPEHAACPDCGGDLRHLGSDVAEQLEFVPASFRVIRHVRPKLACTCCDCIVQAPAPSRPIARSGGARITRPYSGEQVR, from the coding sequence ACTACGGGGCATGTCAACGCCGCCCCACCTTCCCGACGATATCAGCGCTTTAAAAGCGATGATTACCGATCGTGATGCGGTCATTGCGTTGCACGGGGAAACGGTGGCGCAGCTACAGGACGCACTGTCCTCACATCGCATCGAAATCGAACACCTCAAGCTCTTCATCGCCAAACTCAAACGGCTGCAGTTCGGCCGCAAATCCGAGAAGCTGGACCGGCAAATTGAACAACTCGAATTACGGTTAGAAGATTTGCAGACAGAAGAAAGTGACGTTGCCAGCGCTGCCCCGGCAACGAAGCCAGTGCGTCCGAAGATACCACGCAAACCGCTACCGCCCCATTTGCCCCGGGACGAGAAGATCTATACGCCAGAGCATGCCGCCTGCCCCGATTGCGGTGGCGATTTGCGTCATCTCGGCAGTGACGTTGCCGAGCAACTTGAATTCGTCCCGGCCAGCTTTCGGGTCATCCGGCATGTGCGTCCCAAACTCGCTTGCACCTGCTGCGACTGCATCGTCCAGGCGCCGGCACCCAGCCGTCCGATTGCACGGTCTGGCGGGGCCCGGA